The Pelmatolapia mariae isolate MD_Pm_ZW linkage group LG10_11, Pm_UMD_F_2, whole genome shotgun sequence genome includes a region encoding these proteins:
- the LOC134636064 gene encoding tubulin-specific chaperone cofactor E-like protein, producing MESSDEDEVRTFVQVLSEKYNPENFPYGQGVGVVVLPRPPGSPVKDRLFLPSALVLNDSGISKAGDRQDIAAFCAHVVELDLSHNQLNDWGEIGTIVSSIPHLDFLNLSMNPLSGVQLEPNMAEVFSRVRRLVLINTQVSWDTVHTLTQHTPELEELFLCLNGYNSVSESQTACPSLRLLQITDNQLQDWAEVRKFGLLYPSLSTLVLANNSVDSVGDTKETLEHLFPNLRSINLNNSGLSKWIDIERLNFFPKLVEVKAKGIPLLQSYSTEERRSLLLAQLPSVMVLNGGAVSNGEREDAERFFIRYYQDCPEQERPERYHILVSKYGHLAPLAEVDLSPRLTMVVVRWGDRVETVSLRLEQTVGDLKKHLKGLLQLPNGMRLFYIDREMCSIFGPEELKCGTRALHSYGIRDGDEILVMPREKSRCSSSGL from the exons ATGGAGTCCTCTGATGAAGATGAGGTGCGCACCTTTGTTCAAGTCCTCAGTGAGAAGTATAACCCTGAGAATTTCCCCTATGGCCAAGGCGTAGGAGTGGTTGTTCTGCCCAGGCCTCCAGGATCCCCTGTCAAAG ATCGCCTCTTCTTGCCCAGCGCACTGGTTCTGAATGACAGTGGAATCAGTAAAGCCGGCGACAGGCAAGACATTGCTGCTTTCTGCGCCCACGTGGTAGAGCTCGACCTGTCCCACAATCAGCTGAATGACTGGGGAGAG ATCGGCACCATCGTTTCCAGCATCCCACACCTGGACTTCCTCAATCTGAGCATGAACCCGCTAAGCGGCGTGCAGCTGGAGCCGAACATGGCAGAGGTTTTTTCCAGGGTCCGACGGCTGGTCCTCATTAACACACAAGTCAGCTGGGACACTGTTCACACACTCACGCAGCACACACCGGA GCTGGAGGAGCTCTTCCTGTGTCTGAACGGCTACAACAGCGTGTCAGAATCCCAGACGGCATGTCCGTCGCTACGCCTGCTGCAGATTACAGATAACCAGCTGCAGGACTGGGCAGAAGTGAGGAAGTTTGGGCTGCTGTACCCCAGTCTGAGCACACTGGTGCTGGCCAATAACAGCGTGGACTCTGTGGGAGACACCAAGGAGACACTGGAGCACCTCTTCCCCAACCTGCGTAGCATCAACCTCAACAATTCAG gtCTTAGTAAGTGGATCGACATTGAAAGGCTGAATTTCTTTCCCAAACTGGTGGAGGTCAAAGCAAAAGGAATCCCTTTACTGCAGTCTTACAGCACCGAGGAGAGACGTAGCCTCCTTTTAGCACA GCTGCCCTCCGTAATGGTGCTGAACGGGGGTGCCGTGTCTAATGGTGAGAGAGAGGATGCTGAGAGGTTCTTCATCAGATACTACCAGGACTGTCCAGAGCAGGAGCGTCCCGAGAG GTACCATATCCTCGTGTCCAAATATGGCCATCTGGCTCCACTGGCTGAGGTAGACCTGAGTCCCCGCCTCACCATGGTGGTTGTTCGCTGGGGTGACAGGGTGGAGACAGTCAGCCTCCGTCTGGAGCAAACAGTGGGTGACCTAAAAAAACACCTTAAGGGTCTGCTGCAGCTGCCCAATGGGATGAGGCTCTTCTACATCGACCGAGAGATGTGTTCAATATTTGGACCAGAGGAGCTGAAGTGCGGCACCCGGGCCCTGCATTCCTACGGCATTCGAGACGGGGACGAGATCCTGGTAATGCCCAGGGAGAAAAGCCGCTGCAGCTCCTCGGGTCTTTGA
- the LOC134635729 gene encoding trichohyalin-like, protein MLAAFKRSPVKHFETFGSFSYSRYTDSNMSQKEQERQEADPSSIPWYESLDPYISSLPWDEQVELEEKRLEEMENENLMNREKIKILTEENERKSAELEKLSYQLQEREGIIEEKQWALQDKKNHELQEKLDEALEKIKDLLQNEKKESIKGDKMLKKNQELQEKLDGALEKIKDLLQKEKKESIKGDKMLKKNEELQEKLDGALEKNKDLLQKEKKDSIKQENMVKKNQELQEKLDEALEKLKEIHQEEKQQSTQQRDMQSKLQAMEEKYKALQVKHDKTLHKSQQLLQDKKQMEMKQKEMDSKLDEMEEKHRLLQIKLEKTVHRNKEFIQEREQQEMLEKETDSNLEVLEEKLKMLQITLEETLLKNKEMLHEKDKQKIHQEEMDCKLRNIEKQNEGLQVMLDEALERNKEFLHEKDQQKTQKEEMDCKLRHIKKQNEGFQVMLDEALERNKEFLHEIDQQKIQKEEMDCKLRNIEKQNEGLQVMLDEALERNKEILQDKKQEPVEQRDLQSKLQAMEEKYKALQVKHDKTLHKSQQLLQDKKQMEMKQKEMDSKLDEMEEKHRLLQIKLDKKVHGNKEFIQERAQQGMLEKETDRKFEVLEEKCKMLQITLEETLLKNKELLHEKDQQKIQQEEMDCKLRNIERQNEGLQVLLDEALEKNKEIHQDKKQEPVEQRVLQSKLQAMEEKYKALQVKHDKTLHKNQQLLQDKKQMEMKQKEMDSKLDEMEEKHRLLQIRLDKKVHGNKEFIQEREQQGMLEKETDRKFEVLEEKCKMLQITLEETLLKNKELLHEKDQQKIQQEEMDCKLRNIERQNEGLQVILNEALEKNKEIHQDKKQEPVEQRDMQSKLQAMEEKYKALQVKHDKTLHKNQQLLQDKKQMEMKQKEMDSKLDEMEEKHRLLQIRLDKKVHGNKEVLQEKDQQKIQQEEEKLNLQRKNQALQELYNETKYKTTVLEGEKKKLEKQCSEMQSSINEMLRKNTELEELSKTLKYKNTEIQAQKQEQQKTHKDLQCRLQEIQKRNQQLEDMHTDVHKAKRIEEATVKELKDKLKEKQEQLEDMVKRCNKLEKENTETMDELKTLIIEKKVLVEQCLKKKKKCFHWFWRRDTAASHLM, encoded by the coding sequence ATGTTAGCAGCATTCAAACGTTCACCAGTAAAGCATTTCGAAACATTTGGATCCTTTTCGTACTCACGGTATACAGACTCCAACATGTCTCAGAAAGAGCAAGAAAGACAAGAAGCTGACCCCAGCTCTATTCCATGGTATGAGTCCCTAGACCCTTATATCAGCTCTCTTCCTTGGGATGAACAGGTAGAATTAGAGGAAAAGCGATTGGAAGAAATGGAGAATGAAAATCTCATGAACAGAGAAAAGATTAAGATCCTgacagaagaaaatgagagaaagagcGCTGAATTAGAAAAATTATCCTACCAGCTTCAGGAAAGGGAAGGTATTATTGAGGAGAAACAATGGGCTCTCCAAGATAAGAAGAATCACGAGCTCCAAGAAAAGCTTGATGAAGCTCTGGAAAAAATTAAAGATCTGCtccaaaatgagaaaaaagagagcattAAAGGGGATAAAATGCTCAAGAAGAATCAGGAGCTCCAAGAAAAGCTTGATGGAGCTCTGGAAAAAATTAAAGATCTGCtccaaaaggagaaaaaagagagcattAAAGGGGATAAAATGCTCAAGAAGAATGAGGAGCTTCAAGAAAAGCTTGATGGAgctctggaaaaaaataaagatttgctccaaaaggagaaaaaagacagcataaaacaggaaaacatggtCAAGAAGAATCAGGAGCTCCAAGAGAAGCTTGACGAAGCTctggaaaaactgaaagaaatccACCAAGAAGAGAAGCAACAGTCCACACAGCAGAGAGACATGCAGAGCAAACTCCAAGccatggaggaaaaatacaaaGCGCTGCAGGTGAAACATGATAAAACTCTGCACAAAAgtcaacagttgcttcaagacaaaaagcaaatggaaatgaaacagaaagaaatggacTCCAAGCTTGacgagatggaggaaaaacacagattgCTCCAAATCAAGCTTGAGAAAACAGTGCACAGAAACAAAGAGTTCATTCAAGAGAGAGAGCAACAAGAAATGCTCGAGAAAGAAACAGACTCCAACCTTGAAGTCTTggaggaaaaactgaaaatgctgcaaATAACTCTTGaggaaacactgctcaaaaataaagagatgcttcacgagaaagacaaacagaaaatacaTCAGGAAGAAATGGATTGCAAGCTGAGGAACATcgagaaacaaaatgaaggctTGCAAGTAATGCTTGATGAAGCTCTGGAGAGAAATAAAGAGTTCCTTCACGAGAAAGaccaacagaaaacacaaaaggaaGAAATGGATTGCAAGCTGAGGCACATCAAGAAACAGAATGAAGGCTTTCAAGTAATGCTTGATGAAGCTCTGGAGAGAAATAAAGAGTTTCTTCACGAGATAgaccaacagaaaatacaaaaggaaGAAATGGATTGCAAGCTGAGGAACATcgagaaacaaaatgaaggctTGCAAGTAATGCTTGATGAAGCTCTGGAGAGAAATAAGGAGATCCTCCAAGACAAGAAACAAGAGCCCGTAGAGCAGAGAGACCTGCAGAGCAAACTCCAAGccatggaggaaaaatacaaaGCTCTGCAGGTGAAACATGATAAAACTCTGCACAAAAgtcaacagttgcttcaagacaagaagcaaatggaaatgaaacagaaggaaATGGACTCCAAGCTTGacgagatggaggaaaaacacagattgCTTCAAATCAAGCTGGATAAAAAAGTGCACGGAAATAAAGAGTTCATTCAAGAGAGAGCGCAACAAGGAATGCTCGAGAAAGAAACGGACCGCAAGTTTGAAGTCTTGGaggaaaaatgcaaaatgctccAAATAACTCTTGaggaaacactgctcaaaaataaAGAGTTGCTTCACGAGAAAgaccaacagaaaatacaacagGAAGAAATGGATTGCAAGCTGAGGAACATCGAGAGACAAAATGAAGGCTTGCAAGTACTACTCGATGAAGCTctggagaaaaataaagagatCCACCAAGACAAGAAACAAGAGCCCGTAGAGCAGAGAGTCCTGCAGAGCAAACTCCAAGccatggaggaaaaatacaaagctctgcaggtgaagcatgacaaaactctgcacaaaaatcaacagttgcttcaagacaagaagcaaatggaaatgaaacagaaggaaATGGACTCCAAGCTTgatgagatggaggaaaaacacagattgCTCCAAATCAGGCTGGATAAAAAAGTGCACGGAAATAAAGAGTTCATTCAAGAGAGAGAGCAACAAGGAATGCTCGAGAAAGAAACGGACCGCAAGTTTGAAGTCTTGGaggaaaaatgcaaaatgctccAAATAACTCTTGaggaaacactgctcaaaaataaAGAGTTGCTTCACGAGAAAgaccaacagaaaatacaacagGAAGAAATGGATTGCAAGCTGAGGAACATCGAGAGACAAAATGAAGGCTTGCAAGTAATACTCAATGAAGCTctggagaaaaataaagagatCCACCAAGACAAGAAACAAGAGCCCGTAGAGCAGAGAGACATGCAGAGCAAACTCCAAGccatggaggaaaaatacaaagctctgcaggtgaagcatgacaaaactctgcacaaaaatcaacagttgcttcaagacaagaagcaaatggaaatgaaacagaaggaaATGGACTCCAAGCTTgatgagatggaggaaaaacacagattgCTCCAAATCAGGCTTGATAAAAAAGTGCACGGAAATAAAGAGGTGCTTCAAGAAAAAgaccaacagaaaatacaacaggaagaagaaaaacttaatCTCCAGAGGAAAAATCAAGCACTCCAAGAATTGTATAACGAAACGAAGTACAAAACAACTGTActggaaggagaaaagaaaaaactggaaaaacaatGCTCAGAGATGCAGAGTAGCATCAATGAGATGCTGAGAAAAAATACCGAACTTGAGGAACTTTCTAAGACCTTGAagtacaaaaacactgaaatccaGGCGCAAAAGcaagaacaacagaaaacacataAAGACCTGCAGTGTAGACTTCAAGAAATCCAGAAGAGAAACCAGCAGCTGGAAGACATGCACACAGATGTGCACAAGGCAAAGCGAATAGAGGAGGCAACAGTTAAAGAACTGAAAGACaagcttaaagaaaaacaagaacaattAGAAGACATGGTGAAAAGATGCAACAAACttgagaaagaaaacacagaaacaatggATGAGCTGAAAACCCTCATCATTGAGAAAAAAGTGCTCGTGGAACAGtgtctgaaaaagaagaaaaaatgcttCCACTGGTTCTGGAGGAGGGACACTGCTGCTTCTCACCTCATGTAA